One Diospyros lotus cultivar Yz01 chromosome 1, ASM1463336v1, whole genome shotgun sequence genomic window carries:
- the LOC127799855 gene encoding histone-lysine N-methyltransferase EZA1 isoform X2, whose product MMVSKSSDSASKLRKSHAEQASDEFGNLTQKIQQLKKQIQADRVLSIREKLEENRKKLEGHVSLLVSGAFSRNSISVVEANSQGEMLSSRIENPFCKINGFAQGSGDKEQINIQEVLFSTSAKLPYIEKIPPYTTWIFLDRNQRMAEDQSVVGRRRIYYDPHGSEALICSDSEEEIAEPEEEKHEFSEGEDRILWMTFKEYGLNEEVLNIISQYIGGTTSEIQERCYMLKEKNQEKHDQDFNGDEENGSEKNNLLERSLSAALDSFDNLFCRRCLVFDCRLHGCSQSPIYSNEKHSYSSESDEDGKPCSDQCYLRLKFVQDLPESSVVNTLHRPESKSSDEAVRTPVLPSSEEAVMHYEMGKRKVQKCTNTEPDSLVLASDDVQGSSKKQKSLSAQKTDSMVCEGFLNVDSSSNTEVGDIEFETGYKNELLMPNKDAEHLLYESASDKFRCPVDVPRPGLEDRVIYEAKGISHGTEVPVLKESTNFVEGQVEAVLNNSEWKPFEKELYLKGIEMFGRNRLFSCLIARNLLSGLKTCIEVSSYMYNDSAALPCGAIDLPSSFSEDNNKVDAEFMERETPTRSRLIRRRGRTRKLKYSWKSAGHPSMWKRIAGGKNQSCKQYKPCGCQPMCGKQCPCLHNGTCCEKYCGCSKSCKNRFRGCHCAKSQCRSRQCPCFAAGRECDPDVCRNCWVSCGDGSLGEPPRQGDGQCGNMRLLLRQQQRILLAKSEVAGWGAFLKNPVNKNDYLGEYTGELISHREADKRGKIYDRANSSFLFDLNDQYVLDAYRKGDKLKFANHSSNPNCYAKVMLVAGDHRVGIFAKEHIEASEELFYDYRYGPDQAPAWARKPEDSKRDDSSISQGRAKKHQSH is encoded by the exons ATGATGGTCTCCAAATCAAGCGACTCTGCTTCTAAACTCAGA AAATCACATGCAGAACAGGCCAGTGATGAATTTGGGAATTTAACACAGAAGATACAACAGCTGAAAAAGCAGATTCAAGCAGACAGAGTTCTTTCAATTAGA GAAAAACTCGAAGAGAACAGAAAGAAGCTAGAAGGCCATGTTTCTTTGCTTGTGTCAGGAGCATTCTCGAGAAATAGTATTTCAGTCGTGGAGGCCAATAGTCAAGGTGAAATGCTTTCTTCAAGAATTGAAAATCCATTTTGCAAGATTAATGGATTTGCTCAAGGATCTGGTGATAAAGAACAAATTAACATTCAAGAAGTTTTATTCTCAACAAGTGCCAAGCTTCCATATATTGAGAAGATACCACCATATACTACTTGGATATTTTTGGACAG GAATCAGAGAATGGCTGAAGATCAGTCAGTTGTTGGAAGGAGACGTATTTATTATGATCCACATGGAAGTGAAGCACTTATCTGCAGTGATAGTGAGGAAGAGATTGCAGAACCAGAGGAAGAGAAACATGAATTTTCTGAGGGGGAAGATCGCATCCTATG GATGACCTTCAAGGAGTATGGGCTCAATGAGGAAGTGCTCAACATTATTAGTCAATACATTGGAGGCACCACTTCTGAAATCCAG GAGCGTTGTTACATGCTCAAGGAAAAAAATCAGGAGAAACATGACCAAGACTTTAATGGAGATGAGGAGAATGGATCAGAGAAGAACAACTTGCTGGAAAGAAGTCTTAGTGCTGCATTAGATTCTTTTGACAATCTGTTTTGTCGTCGGTGTTTG GTTTTTGACTGCCGTCTGCATGGCTGTTCCCAGAGTCCCATTTATTCT AATGAAAAGCATTCATATTCCTCTGAATCAGATGAAGATGGAAAACCTTGCAGTGATCAGTGTTACCTGAGG TTAAAATTTGTCCAAGACTTGCCAGAAAGTTCAGTGGTTAATACCTTACATAGACCTGAAAGTAAAAGTTCAGACGAGGCAGTCAGGACCCCAGTCCTGCCCAGTTCTGAGGAGGCAG TGATGCATTACGAAATGGGGAAACGTAAGGTCCAAAAATGTACAAATACTGAGCCAGATAGCCTTGTATTGGCTTCAGATGATGTCCAAGGTTCTAGCAAAAAACAGAAAAGTTTATCAGCTCAGAAAACCGATAGCATGGTTTGTGAAGGATTTCTGAATGTGGATTCAAGTTCAAATACAGAAGTTGGAGACATTGAATTTGAGACAGGGTATAAAAATGAGCTCCTTATGCCCAATAAAGATGCAGAGCATTTATTATATGAATCTGCTTCAGATAAATTCAGATGTCCAGTTGATGTTCCCAGGCCTGGGCTTGAGGATCGTGTCATATATGAAGCAAAAGGGATTAGCCATGGTACAGAAGTGCCTGTTTTGAAGGAATCAACCAATTTTGTGGAAGGACAAGTTGAAGCGGTTTTAAACAACAGTGAGTGGAAACCTTTTGAGAAAGAACTATACTTGAAGGGAATAGAGATGTTTGGGAGAAACAG GCTTTTCAGTTGTCTTATAGCGAGGAACTTACTCTCTGGCTTGAAGACTTGCATAGAAGTCTCCAGTTACATGTACAATGATAGTGCTGCACTGCCTTGTGGAGCTATTGACTTACCAAGTTCATTTTCAGAAGACAACAATAAAGTTGATGCAGAATTTATG GAGCGAGAGACACCAACAAGGTCAAGGTTAATCCGTAGAAGGGGCAGAACACGGAAGCTTAAATATTCGTGGAAGTCAGCTGGCCATCCATCAATGTGGAAAAGAATTGCAGGTGGTAAAAACCAGTCCTGTAAGCAATATAAACCATGTGGATGTCAGCCTATGTGTGGAAAGCAATGCCCTTGTCTGCATAATGGAACTTGCTGTGAGAAGTACTGTGG GTGCTCCAAAAGCTGTAAAAACCGGTTCAGGGGATGCCACTGTGCAAAGAGTCAATGCAGAAGCCGGCAATGCCCATGCTTTGCTGCTGGACGGGAATGTGATCCAGATGTTTGTAGAAACTGTTGGGTTAG CTGTGGGGATGGTTCATTAGGTGAGCCACCAAGGCAAGGAGATGGCCAGTGTGGAAATATGAGACTCCTTCTGAGACAACAACAAAGG ATCCTTTTAGCAAAATCTGAGGTTGCTGGATGGGGAGCCTTCTTAAAG AACCCTGTCAACAAAAATGATTATCTTGGAGAATACACTGGTGAATTGATTTCACACAGAGAAGCAGATAAACGTGGGAAGATTTATGATCGTGCAAACTCATCTTTTCTCTTTGACTTGAATGATCAG TATGTCCTTGATGCCTACCGCAAAGGTGACAAGCTGAAATTTGCTAACCACTCGTCAAATCCCAACTGTTATGCAAAG GTAATGCTGGTTGCTGGTGATCATCGAGTTGGCATTTTTGCCAAGGAGCATATTGAAGCTAGCGAGGAGCTCTTCTATGATTACCGGTATGGACCTGATCAAGCTCCTGCCTGGGCTCGAAAGCCAGAGGATTCAAAGAGAGATGATTCATCGATTTCTCAAGGTCGAGCGAAGAAACACCAGTCTCATTGA
- the LOC127799855 gene encoding histone-lysine N-methyltransferase EZA1 isoform X7, protein MAEDQSVVGRRRIYYDPHGSEALICSDSEEEIAEPEEEKHEFSEGEDRILWMTFKEYGLNEEVLNIISQYIGGTTSEIQERCYMLKEKNQEKHDQDFNGDEENGSEKNNLLERSLSAALDSFDNLFCRRCLVFDCRLHGCSQSPIYSNEKHSYSSESDEDGKPCSDQCYLRLKFVQDLPESSVVNTLHRPESKSSDEAVRTPVLPSSEEAGDVMHYEMGKRKVQKCTNTEPDSLVLASDDVQGSSKKQKSLSAQKTDSMVCEGFLNVDSSSNTEVGDIEFETGYKNELLMPNKDAEHLLYESASDKFRCPVDVPRPGLEDRVIYEAKGISHGTEVPVLKESTNFVEGQVEAVLNNSEWKPFEKELYLKGIEMFGRNRLFSCLIARNLLSGLKTCIEVSSYMYNDSAALPCGAIDLPSSFSEDNNKVDAEFMERETPTRSRLIRRRGRTRKLKYSWKSAGHPSMWKRIAGGKNQSCKQYKPCGCQPMCGKQCPCLHNGTCCEKYCGCSKSCKNRFRGCHCAKSQCRSRQCPCFAAGRECDPDVCRNCWVSCGDGSLGEPPRQGDGQCGNMRLLLRQQQRILLAKSEVAGWGAFLKNPVNKNDYLGEYTGELISHREADKRGKIYDRANSSFLFDLNDQYVLDAYRKGDKLKFANHSSNPNCYAKVMLVAGDHRVGIFAKEHIEASEELFYDYRYGPDQAPAWARKPEDSKRDDSSISQGRAKKHQSH, encoded by the exons ATGGCTGAAGATCAGTCAGTTGTTGGAAGGAGACGTATTTATTATGATCCACATGGAAGTGAAGCACTTATCTGCAGTGATAGTGAGGAAGAGATTGCAGAACCAGAGGAAGAGAAACATGAATTTTCTGAGGGGGAAGATCGCATCCTATG GATGACCTTCAAGGAGTATGGGCTCAATGAGGAAGTGCTCAACATTATTAGTCAATACATTGGAGGCACCACTTCTGAAATCCAG GAGCGTTGTTACATGCTCAAGGAAAAAAATCAGGAGAAACATGACCAAGACTTTAATGGAGATGAGGAGAATGGATCAGAGAAGAACAACTTGCTGGAAAGAAGTCTTAGTGCTGCATTAGATTCTTTTGACAATCTGTTTTGTCGTCGGTGTTTG GTTTTTGACTGCCGTCTGCATGGCTGTTCCCAGAGTCCCATTTATTCT AATGAAAAGCATTCATATTCCTCTGAATCAGATGAAGATGGAAAACCTTGCAGTGATCAGTGTTACCTGAGG TTAAAATTTGTCCAAGACTTGCCAGAAAGTTCAGTGGTTAATACCTTACATAGACCTGAAAGTAAAAGTTCAGACGAGGCAGTCAGGACCCCAGTCCTGCCCAGTTCTGAGGAGGCAGGTGATG TGATGCATTACGAAATGGGGAAACGTAAGGTCCAAAAATGTACAAATACTGAGCCAGATAGCCTTGTATTGGCTTCAGATGATGTCCAAGGTTCTAGCAAAAAACAGAAAAGTTTATCAGCTCAGAAAACCGATAGCATGGTTTGTGAAGGATTTCTGAATGTGGATTCAAGTTCAAATACAGAAGTTGGAGACATTGAATTTGAGACAGGGTATAAAAATGAGCTCCTTATGCCCAATAAAGATGCAGAGCATTTATTATATGAATCTGCTTCAGATAAATTCAGATGTCCAGTTGATGTTCCCAGGCCTGGGCTTGAGGATCGTGTCATATATGAAGCAAAAGGGATTAGCCATGGTACAGAAGTGCCTGTTTTGAAGGAATCAACCAATTTTGTGGAAGGACAAGTTGAAGCGGTTTTAAACAACAGTGAGTGGAAACCTTTTGAGAAAGAACTATACTTGAAGGGAATAGAGATGTTTGGGAGAAACAG GCTTTTCAGTTGTCTTATAGCGAGGAACTTACTCTCTGGCTTGAAGACTTGCATAGAAGTCTCCAGTTACATGTACAATGATAGTGCTGCACTGCCTTGTGGAGCTATTGACTTACCAAGTTCATTTTCAGAAGACAACAATAAAGTTGATGCAGAATTTATG GAGCGAGAGACACCAACAAGGTCAAGGTTAATCCGTAGAAGGGGCAGAACACGGAAGCTTAAATATTCGTGGAAGTCAGCTGGCCATCCATCAATGTGGAAAAGAATTGCAGGTGGTAAAAACCAGTCCTGTAAGCAATATAAACCATGTGGATGTCAGCCTATGTGTGGAAAGCAATGCCCTTGTCTGCATAATGGAACTTGCTGTGAGAAGTACTGTGG GTGCTCCAAAAGCTGTAAAAACCGGTTCAGGGGATGCCACTGTGCAAAGAGTCAATGCAGAAGCCGGCAATGCCCATGCTTTGCTGCTGGACGGGAATGTGATCCAGATGTTTGTAGAAACTGTTGGGTTAG CTGTGGGGATGGTTCATTAGGTGAGCCACCAAGGCAAGGAGATGGCCAGTGTGGAAATATGAGACTCCTTCTGAGACAACAACAAAGG ATCCTTTTAGCAAAATCTGAGGTTGCTGGATGGGGAGCCTTCTTAAAG AACCCTGTCAACAAAAATGATTATCTTGGAGAATACACTGGTGAATTGATTTCACACAGAGAAGCAGATAAACGTGGGAAGATTTATGATCGTGCAAACTCATCTTTTCTCTTTGACTTGAATGATCAG TATGTCCTTGATGCCTACCGCAAAGGTGACAAGCTGAAATTTGCTAACCACTCGTCAAATCCCAACTGTTATGCAAAG GTAATGCTGGTTGCTGGTGATCATCGAGTTGGCATTTTTGCCAAGGAGCATATTGAAGCTAGCGAGGAGCTCTTCTATGATTACCGGTATGGACCTGATCAAGCTCCTGCCTGGGCTCGAAAGCCAGAGGATTCAAAGAGAGATGATTCATCGATTTCTCAAGGTCGAGCGAAGAAACACCAGTCTCATTGA
- the LOC127799855 gene encoding histone-lysine N-methyltransferase EZA1 isoform X6, which translates to MLSSRIENPFCKINGFAQGSGDKEQINIQEVLFSTSAKLPYIEKIPPYTTWIFLDRNQRMAEDQSVVGRRRIYYDPHGSEALICSDSEEEIAEPEEEKHEFSEGEDRILWMTFKEYGLNEEVLNIISQYIGGTTSEIQERCYMLKEKNQEKHDQDFNGDEENGSEKNNLLERSLSAALDSFDNLFCRRCLVFDCRLHGCSQSPIYSNEKHSYSSESDEDGKPCSDQCYLRLKFVQDLPESSVVNTLHRPESKSSDEAVRTPVLPSSEEAGDVMHYEMGKRKVQKCTNTEPDSLVLASDDVQGSSKKQKSLSAQKTDSMVCEGFLNVDSSSNTEVGDIEFETGYKNELLMPNKDAEHLLYESASDKFRCPVDVPRPGLEDRVIYEAKGISHGTEVPVLKESTNFVEGQVEAVLNNSEWKPFEKELYLKGIEMFGRNRLFSCLIARNLLSGLKTCIEVSSYMYNDSAALPCGAIDLPSSFSEDNNKVDAEFMERETPTRSRLIRRRGRTRKLKYSWKSAGHPSMWKRIAGGKNQSCKQYKPCGCQPMCGKQCPCLHNGTCCEKYCGCSKSCKNRFRGCHCAKSQCRSRQCPCFAAGRECDPDVCRNCWVSCGDGSLGEPPRQGDGQCGNMRLLLRQQQRILLAKSEVAGWGAFLKNPVNKNDYLGEYTGELISHREADKRGKIYDRANSSFLFDLNDQYVLDAYRKGDKLKFANHSSNPNCYAKVMLVAGDHRVGIFAKEHIEASEELFYDYRYGPDQAPAWARKPEDSKRDDSSISQGRAKKHQSH; encoded by the exons ATGCTTTCTTCAAGAATTGAAAATCCATTTTGCAAGATTAATGGATTTGCTCAAGGATCTGGTGATAAAGAACAAATTAACATTCAAGAAGTTTTATTCTCAACAAGTGCCAAGCTTCCATATATTGAGAAGATACCACCATATACTACTTGGATATTTTTGGACAG GAATCAGAGAATGGCTGAAGATCAGTCAGTTGTTGGAAGGAGACGTATTTATTATGATCCACATGGAAGTGAAGCACTTATCTGCAGTGATAGTGAGGAAGAGATTGCAGAACCAGAGGAAGAGAAACATGAATTTTCTGAGGGGGAAGATCGCATCCTATG GATGACCTTCAAGGAGTATGGGCTCAATGAGGAAGTGCTCAACATTATTAGTCAATACATTGGAGGCACCACTTCTGAAATCCAG GAGCGTTGTTACATGCTCAAGGAAAAAAATCAGGAGAAACATGACCAAGACTTTAATGGAGATGAGGAGAATGGATCAGAGAAGAACAACTTGCTGGAAAGAAGTCTTAGTGCTGCATTAGATTCTTTTGACAATCTGTTTTGTCGTCGGTGTTTG GTTTTTGACTGCCGTCTGCATGGCTGTTCCCAGAGTCCCATTTATTCT AATGAAAAGCATTCATATTCCTCTGAATCAGATGAAGATGGAAAACCTTGCAGTGATCAGTGTTACCTGAGG TTAAAATTTGTCCAAGACTTGCCAGAAAGTTCAGTGGTTAATACCTTACATAGACCTGAAAGTAAAAGTTCAGACGAGGCAGTCAGGACCCCAGTCCTGCCCAGTTCTGAGGAGGCAGGTGATG TGATGCATTACGAAATGGGGAAACGTAAGGTCCAAAAATGTACAAATACTGAGCCAGATAGCCTTGTATTGGCTTCAGATGATGTCCAAGGTTCTAGCAAAAAACAGAAAAGTTTATCAGCTCAGAAAACCGATAGCATGGTTTGTGAAGGATTTCTGAATGTGGATTCAAGTTCAAATACAGAAGTTGGAGACATTGAATTTGAGACAGGGTATAAAAATGAGCTCCTTATGCCCAATAAAGATGCAGAGCATTTATTATATGAATCTGCTTCAGATAAATTCAGATGTCCAGTTGATGTTCCCAGGCCTGGGCTTGAGGATCGTGTCATATATGAAGCAAAAGGGATTAGCCATGGTACAGAAGTGCCTGTTTTGAAGGAATCAACCAATTTTGTGGAAGGACAAGTTGAAGCGGTTTTAAACAACAGTGAGTGGAAACCTTTTGAGAAAGAACTATACTTGAAGGGAATAGAGATGTTTGGGAGAAACAG GCTTTTCAGTTGTCTTATAGCGAGGAACTTACTCTCTGGCTTGAAGACTTGCATAGAAGTCTCCAGTTACATGTACAATGATAGTGCTGCACTGCCTTGTGGAGCTATTGACTTACCAAGTTCATTTTCAGAAGACAACAATAAAGTTGATGCAGAATTTATG GAGCGAGAGACACCAACAAGGTCAAGGTTAATCCGTAGAAGGGGCAGAACACGGAAGCTTAAATATTCGTGGAAGTCAGCTGGCCATCCATCAATGTGGAAAAGAATTGCAGGTGGTAAAAACCAGTCCTGTAAGCAATATAAACCATGTGGATGTCAGCCTATGTGTGGAAAGCAATGCCCTTGTCTGCATAATGGAACTTGCTGTGAGAAGTACTGTGG GTGCTCCAAAAGCTGTAAAAACCGGTTCAGGGGATGCCACTGTGCAAAGAGTCAATGCAGAAGCCGGCAATGCCCATGCTTTGCTGCTGGACGGGAATGTGATCCAGATGTTTGTAGAAACTGTTGGGTTAG CTGTGGGGATGGTTCATTAGGTGAGCCACCAAGGCAAGGAGATGGCCAGTGTGGAAATATGAGACTCCTTCTGAGACAACAACAAAGG ATCCTTTTAGCAAAATCTGAGGTTGCTGGATGGGGAGCCTTCTTAAAG AACCCTGTCAACAAAAATGATTATCTTGGAGAATACACTGGTGAATTGATTTCACACAGAGAAGCAGATAAACGTGGGAAGATTTATGATCGTGCAAACTCATCTTTTCTCTTTGACTTGAATGATCAG TATGTCCTTGATGCCTACCGCAAAGGTGACAAGCTGAAATTTGCTAACCACTCGTCAAATCCCAACTGTTATGCAAAG GTAATGCTGGTTGCTGGTGATCATCGAGTTGGCATTTTTGCCAAGGAGCATATTGAAGCTAGCGAGGAGCTCTTCTATGATTACCGGTATGGACCTGATCAAGCTCCTGCCTGGGCTCGAAAGCCAGAGGATTCAAAGAGAGATGATTCATCGATTTCTCAAGGTCGAGCGAAGAAACACCAGTCTCATTGA